The sequence CTTGACCTTGGAACCGATGTATATCATCGCCATGATCGGCGGGTTGATCGTTCTGTTGTTGGTCATCGGCGCGCCGGTGAAACCGATTCGCTGGATCGGAGCAGCTGCCGTTCGCCTTATGATCGGTGCTTTGTTTTTGTTTTTCCTCAATATTTTCGGAACTTCCCTTGATTTGCACATTCCGATTAACTTGATCACGACGGCGGTCTCCGGCTTTTTGGGCATTCCCGGATTGTGTGTGCTCGTGGCGATCAAATACTTGATTTTGTCTTAATTTGGAAGACGGATAGCCGTTGACACT is a genomic window of Bacillales bacterium containing:
- a CDS encoding pro-sigmaK processing inhibitor BofA family protein, which produces MEPMYIIAMIGGLIVLLLVIGAPVKPIRWIGAAAVRLMIGALFLFFLNIFGTSLDLHIPINLITTAVSGFLGIPGLCVLVAIKYLILS